A single window of Nicotiana sylvestris chromosome 5, ASM39365v2, whole genome shotgun sequence DNA harbors:
- the LOC138868511 gene encoding uncharacterized protein, whose protein sequence is MRNHENRPTGSTPLPKEDEVYSHYANRGKGRGHIRGRGRSRGHIQGRKFSVVNYPPPKNNFQKWKGKDEKRNAEGSETKCYRCGGKGHWAKIYRIPKHLVELYQASLKNKGPEANLVYDNEFDITHLDVADFFEHLVENINHLIGDGSVVRDD, encoded by the coding sequence ATGAGAAATCACGAAAATCGACCCACTGGGTCTACACCATTGCCTAAAGAGGATGAGGTGTATTCCCATTATGCTAATCGTGGAAAAGGTCGTGGTCATATTCGTGGTCGTGGTCGTAGTCGTGGCCATATCCAAGGAAGAAAATTTTCTGTTGTTAATTATCCTCCACCAAAAAATAACTTCCAAAAATGGAAAGGGAAAGATGAGAAGCGAAACGCAGAGGGTTCAGAAACTAAATGCTATCGTTGCGGTGGAAAAGGGCATTGGGCAAAAATTTATCGCATACCAAAacatttggttgagctttatcaagcatctctGAAGAATAAAGGCCCTGAAGCCAATCTTGTCTATGACAATGAATTTGACATCACCCACTTGGATGTGGCAGATTTTTTTGAGCACCTTGTTGAAAACATAAACCACTTGATCGGTGATGGATCTGTGGTTAGAGATGATTGA